A segment of the Nitrospina gracilis 3/211 genome:
CCTTTAACTGAATTACCGCGAGTTAAATAGTTAAGGGAAAGGAAATTTTCAAAAATAGGGCCGAAACGCAATGTTTCCCAGGCACCCGGAAAGGTTTTATCAAACCCCCAACGCTTTATTCAAATTGAGATTCGGAAATTGGGTCTCCAGCCGTTTGGTTGCCCGGAGATTCAACAGCCATTTAAAGTGTGCGCAGTTTCGTTGAAAACTTTCTGGGTGGGCACCATATTAATTCAAGAATGTATGGAGGTACGACCATGGCCGGATCTTTACAGCGCAATGTGGTGCTCGTTTCCGGAGGCAAGGTGGATCATTTCGCCAAAGCCAACCCGGACCTGATGTTTTATGAAATGACCATGCAGGCGGTCCGGGAAGCCGTGACCGACCTCGGTCTCAAACCGAAAGAGTTCCGCTCCCTGCTCAAAGAACGCGGCGGGGTGGTGATCACTCACTTCGCCGATCACTTTGCCGGACAGTTGCTGGGCGAGGCCTTGACGCGCGACTACCTGGGTCTCAACCCGGTGGAGGCCTACCGCGTGGTGGGGGGCGGTGCGACGGGCGGGCTTGGCGTGCAGGCGGCGATCGAAAAGGTGGCTTCCGGACGCGCCGACATCGTGCTCGCCGTCGGGTACGAAAAGATGTCGGAGGTGGACACCTTTCAGGGGAACGAGTTCATCGCGCTGGCGTCGGACACGGTGACGGATTTCCCCAACGGTGGATTCTATCCGCTTTATTACGCGGCGATGGCACAGGCCTACCTCGACACCTTCGTCGGCAAAACCGTTTCGGCGAAAGACCTGCGTGCGGCGTTTTCCAAAATCGCGGTGCTGATGCGCAACAACGCACAGTACAACCGCCGGGCCCAGACTTCGCACGAAAACCCGTACGCGACGGCATCGACGAGCGGATTCATCACCGTCGATCAGGTGGAGCAGTCGGGCATCGTGGCCACCCCCTCTTACCGGCTGGATTGCTGTCTGATGACCGACGGGGCGTCGGCCATCATCGTTGCCACCGAGGAGTTGGCGAAAGAGTTCACCAGCAAACCGGTGCGCGTGACCGGATTGGGAAACGGCACCGACTGCATGCGTACCGGCGAGCGACCCCGTCTGCAGGGCGGGTTGGTGAAGGAAAACCTGCTTCTGCCGCACGAGTTGAACGACCCGGAACGCCGTGCCTATTACGAATCCCTGGTGTATCCCGGACTGCATTCGTTCCGGGCCGGGCGCTGGGCGGCGAAGAAGGCGTACGAGATGGCGGGCATCCACACCGATCCCCTGGAATACTTCGACCTCATCGAAATCCACGACGCGTTCGTCATCTCCGTGGTGCAGACGATGGAAGACCTGGGCATGGTGCCGTACGGCCACGCCTGCCACCTGTTCAACGAACTTCCGGTCAAAGACGGCAAGGTGCCGATCAACCCGAAGGTCGGCGGCGAACGCGGCCTTTATGTGAATCCGTCGGGTGGATTGATCGGGCAGTTGCACGGCGTCGGCGCAACCGGCAACACGCAGGCGGTGGATGTGCTCTGGCAGATGCAGGGCCGCATCGAAGAGAAGTACGGCCATGCGGAGACGCAGGTACCGAACGTGGAGCGGGCATTGTTTCACAGCCATGCCGGAACGGGAAGCGACATCACGGTGACGACCGTGGAGAAAGGATGGTAGCTCATGCCGGTCAACGACACGTATCTGGATCCGAAAGACAGGGCGTACAATCCTGCCAAAACCGAGGTGGTGATGGTGCGGCGGCAGGTGTTCATCGATTACAAGAAATCCTACGGCGGCATCTCGCCCTACATCAACGGCATCATGGGCGGCACACGGGCGCGCCTGCTGTTCACCTTTTGCGAGAACGCGGAAGGGCACGATTACGGAAAGGTCCTGCGCTTCCAGGTGCCTCGCGTCGATTGCCCGGAGTGTTACGGACGCACGGAGTGGGCGGCGCTTCCAGGTGAGACGCGTTTTTTCATCGACACCCTGTCCACGGCGGTGGAGCTGGCGGGCATCTCGTTCAAGGACCGCCTGCCGGTGACGGTGTCGTGGGTCCGCGCGCACCTGCCGGATCCGGAGTTCACGGAACTGGACACGCTGGTGGCGGGCATGGTGGACAGCGACGATTACAAAAAACTGAAGCGCGGTGACGAGCTGCGGCCGGTGTTCCGTGATGATCCCATCGCCAATTTCAGCGACGTCATGTGGGTGCGTGCGGGCACTCCTAAAAAAGCGTTTCCTGAAGGCTACGTCGCCAGCAAGCATTATCCGGTTTGAAACTATGAGATCGAAGCGATGATTCCGAAAATCGTGGGCGTGGTGGGAGCAGGGCAGATGGGAAGCGGCATCGCCCAGGTGCTGGCGGAGGCCGGCCTGGGCGTCCTGCTCTACGACTCGGTTCCGCGTCAGGTTGAAAAGGGGCTCGATGCCATCCGCTTGCGCCTGGAAAAAAAAGTGACGAAGGGCGACCTGACGGAGGCGCGCATGCAGGACGCCGTCCACCGGGTGGTCGGGGTGAAGACGTTGAAGGAATTACATGACGCGGAGTTCGTTATCGAAGCGGTGGTGGAGGATGCGCTGGAAAAGAAAAAGCTGTTCGAGTGGCTGGCGGAGGTGGTGGACCCGTCGGCCATCCTGGCATCGAACACGTCGTCCATCCCTATCACCGAGCTTGCGGCGGTGACGCGTCACCCGGAAAACGTGATCGGGTTCCATTTCATGAACCCGCCGTTTCTGATGCCGGGCATCGAGATCGTGCGCGGCCTGTTGACTTCCGATGCCACGTTCGACGCGGCGAGAGAACTGGCTGAGCACCTAGGCAAGCAGGCGGTGGTGTCGAAGGACCGCGCCGGGTTTGTGGTCAACCGCATAGTGATGCCGATGATCAACGAAGCCGTATTGCTCGTGGGCGAAGGCACGGCATCGATCGAGGATATAGACCGCGGAGGGGTGGCCTGTCTCAACCATCCGATGGGGCCGTTGGCCCTGTCGGATACCATCGGCAACGACACCACGCATCACATCCTTTCGGTGATGCAGAGGGAGCACGGCGACCGTTTTCGGCCGGCGCCGCTCCTCACGCGGATGGTGGAGGCGGGGATGTTCGGCAGAAAAACGTCTGCCGGATTTTACGAATGGCAGGGCAACACGATCCAGCGCGTCAATCCCGGAGTGCTGGAATTCCGGAATGCGGGGTGACCTATGAGCTACGCCGTCAGTGCGCAAAAAGATATCCTGACCATGATGTACGGGGACGAGACGCATCTCGAGATGCTCGACGCGTTCGCCAGGCTGGTCGAGGACCGGGTGCTTCCGGCGGAGATGGCGACGGAAGTGGCGCGCGCATCCAATCCCCTGCAGGAGTTCCGCTCGCAGTTGCTGGCCGAGGACACGCTCGATAAAAAAGCGGTGGAGGCGGTGTACGAGAAGGCGCGGTCCAAACGCAAGGTGCCGGACAACGTGTTCCAGCAGATCATGGAGTCCGGCCTCACGACCATGCCGTTTGCAGAAGAGCTCGGTGGACTCGACCTGCCGTTTCCGTTATTCATCGCGTTTCTGGAAACGCTGGGCAAGGCGTCCCCCAGCATCGGCGTGCGTTACGCCATTTCCAACACGGTAGCGGAAGGGCTGAAGTTTAACTACCATGCGGGACGCCTGTCCGATTACGGACGGAGCATCCTGGAAGCGCTGGTCACCGGCGAACACCTGGCGGCGTTCTGTCTGACCGAGGCGTCGGCGTCGGGCTCCAACATCATGCAGGAGATGGCGACGCGTGCGGTGATGAACGGTGACGGCAGTGAGTACACGCTGACAGGCAACAAGTTCTGGATCACCAACGCCGAGTCGGCGACGGTGTTCGGCGTGTTCGCGCGCACGTCGAAAGATCCGCGCCACGGCGTCAGCCTGTTCCTGGTCGAGCGTGCGCAGGAGGGGTGCCGCACGGGGCAGGTGTTCGAGAAGTACATAGTGGAAAATTCTTCGTTCGGCGAGATCGTGTTCAACGACGTCAAACTGCCGCTCGGTCACATGGTCGGGCAGGAAGGATTCGGCATGGATTACGCCATGCGCATGTTGAACTCCGGGCGCATCACCATCGCCGCGCTGGCGACGGGGCTGGCGCAACGCGCGTTCGAGGAATACCTGGAAGTGGCGGTGGAAGGCAAGAAGACCGCCGGGCGGCACTTGATCGAGTACGACCGCACGAAAGCAAAGATCGCCGAGCTCTCGACGGAGATCGACGCGGCGCGCGGCATGACCTACCGCGCGGCGTGGATGAAGGATCAGTACGATAAAAATGCCAGCGACGGCGACCTGCTTTCGCGTTACGTCATCGCCGCCAACAGCGCCAAGCTGAAAGCCGCGGCGGTGGCGCAGAAGGCGTGCCACTACCTCATCCAGATATGGGGGGCGAGCTCGGTGGTCAAGGAAAACCGGGCGATGAAACATTACCTCGATTCGTGGCTCTATTACTTCGGCGAAGCGGTGCCGGAAGTGCTGGAGAACACGCTGTCGCGCATGGAAGTGAAACGCTACAAGGCAAGGAAAGGATTGCAGGACTGATATGGGCACCCACGTGGAATCAATGACGATGAAGACCCGGCCGCTGGACGTAAAACTGCACACGTTCGGAATGGCGGCGGAAGACAGGCAGCTGGCGGAAATCGCCGGGCAGGTGGAGTCGGCGAACCCCGGCGACATCCTCCTGTTGCCCGAATACGCCGCGTACACGGCGGAAGGATCGGACATCGCCTACGAAGCATTTTGCCGCTGGGCGCGGGAGAAACAGATCACGCTCATCACCACATTGAACCGCGCGGCGGACGATTTGCCGTACAGCGAGGCGGGCGTGCGCGCGAACACCCTGTTCATTTTTTCAGCCAATGGCAAGGTGCACGCGCCGCAGGCGAAGGTGACGCCGCAGTCGTTCGAGATGCAGTGGATGGATGAAAAGTCGCCGATCATCAACGTCAAGCCGTACACGCACCTCAACCGCGTGGTGCTCCGTCACGAAGGGCAGGCGTACTCGGCCTTGTTCCTCATCTGCTCCGACCTGTACTTGCTGAAACTGTTCCCGCCGGAGGAGTTGCGGGAGGACGTGCTGTTCTGCCCGGCGAACTTCGGCAACGGCGCGGAGGGCGTTGCGGGCCAACTCATCGAAACCTGCGTGGAGCGCGGCGTGTTCGGTCAGGCATTTTACGCCAACTGTTACCAGAAACCGAAGAGCAAACACCTGCCGTTGACGGTGGCGGTGACGCAGAGTTTCGGGCAGGCGGAGGGCGCGGTGGCGAAGCTGGGCGCCGCCGACCTGGTGCGGCAGGTGGATGCCTCGCATCACCTGTACCATGACGACAGCCATCCCAATTTTCTGAGCATGCTGGATTTGACCCGCCGCGGCGGCTTCACCGTGCCGCATTCGCGCAGTGTGGAGTCCGGCCTCACCGTGTACACCGGCACCTACGACCGCGTGATCGAGATTTAAAGGTTCATCCAACCCATTCAACCCATTCCTGCCATTCAAGCCTCGATTTAAACCAGAATTGGTAAAAGCTTTTTTAAATTTGGAGAAAATTTGAATTATTCGATCCTAATAATTTGCTAGTTAAAAGAAGACCCCTTAACCTGAAAGATATGTCCAGAATGACTTTTGTAAGGAGAGAGGCCTTACCCAATAAAAGCTTAAAAGGGATAATCTCACAACCAAGTTGATCTAACTTTAAAATGAATAAAGAAAACTTATTTCAACTGATTTTATTTGTCGGCATTCTGGTGGTATCTGGTTGTGAAGAAAAGTTCATATTGGTCACTGGGCAAGAATTTAAGGAAAGATTGGAGGAGAGCAAAGTTCATTCGGCCGTGTCTTACTGGTATTTGGGGGATAAGGGGGAGTTTCATTTCTTTGTGGAAAAGTGGCCGACCCGGCAAGAGGGCTTCAAGGTATCTCAGGAACAGGTGGACTTGTTAATTCGCCATCAGCCGTTGAAAGAGGAACCGGAAGGATGGGTGAATTTAAAAGCTTCTCACGTGAAATTTAAATTTTAAGGTAGACATGGAACCAGAAATGCAGATGCTGGTTGGTCTTGGCTTTATGATGGTTGCTTTTATTGTTAGTTTGATTTACATGGGAATTCTTTACACAATAATCAGGTATCTAAAAAAGTACCACTTTAGAAAATGGAAAGATCTGGGTTCTCCATCATCACTTTTTGGAATGGGGTTTGAGGGCGGTTGGAGGCTCAAAAGTTTTATGTCCAGTGGTGATTATTTGTATCTGAGGGATGAAAGGTTAAGCGAAATCATTGCCAATCTAAAAAAAGTCGAAAAATTGTTCGCAGTAATCCTGATCATTTTGGTTGCTCTGGTTTTTTGCAAGATTTTTATATCTGCCTGATTTACAAAAAACCAAAATCGCCTTATAACCTTCCAGATTAGCTATGAAATTAAAAAGGGACCACGGTCTAAACCGTGATCCCTTTTCGTTTCTGGTCGGGGCGAGAGGATTTGAACCTCCGACCCTCTATTCGTGTCTCAATTGGATAAAGCTGTTTCCTTTTTAATTGCCTGAACGGATTTCAAATATTTTTCTTTCACATACGTGGCTGGAATTTCTTTGGGTTGCAAAGTGATAATGGCCCAGTTGTTCCACGGCTTCCAGGACTGTTGAAATTCCACGAAGGACATCGTCGCCTGGAATTCGTTTCCAGAACGCAATATCAATTTCTGTTCGTCCAAATTGTAACCGATCACTACGGCATAATGCCAAGTGAAGAAACCGGGGAATCCCAGCTTTTGCAAGACAATGACGGGGTGCCCCGCGACCACCTCGGTAATAATTGCTTCCATGGTATTAATGGGATAGGCGATACGGCCGTGTCGGCGGGTAGCTCCGACTATGTCCTGCGGCATGCTCCCTTCCCGCCCGGGAGTATATACCTGAGACGATAAATCCTGTGGTGTTACATCCAAGCCCGAATAACGCAGTGCCATAGCCAAGGAGGCGGGGCCACAATGTTTGTTACCCTGAGGGTAAAAAGGAACCTCTTTTAGCTCAACCTGCGTGGGC
Coding sequences within it:
- a CDS encoding acyl-CoA dehydrogenase family protein yields the protein MSYAVSAQKDILTMMYGDETHLEMLDAFARLVEDRVLPAEMATEVARASNPLQEFRSQLLAEDTLDKKAVEAVYEKARSKRKVPDNVFQQIMESGLTTMPFAEELGGLDLPFPLFIAFLETLGKASPSIGVRYAISNTVAEGLKFNYHAGRLSDYGRSILEALVTGEHLAAFCLTEASASGSNIMQEMATRAVMNGDGSEYTLTGNKFWITNAESATVFGVFARTSKDPRHGVSLFLVERAQEGCRTGQVFEKYIVENSSFGEIVFNDVKLPLGHMVGQEGFGMDYAMRMLNSGRITIAALATGLAQRAFEEYLEVAVEGKKTAGRHLIEYDRTKAKIAELSTEIDAARGMTYRAAWMKDQYDKNASDGDLLSRYVIAANSAKLKAAAVAQKACHYLIQIWGASSVVKENRAMKHYLDSWLYYFGEAVPEVLENTLSRMEVKRYKARKGLQD
- a CDS encoding PA2778 family cysteine peptidase; translated protein: MNNSLNRRRFLGFCITLYGIALTLGCANFEKHLLIPELHGLPTQVELKEVPFYPQGNKHCGPASLAMALRYSGLDVTPQDLSSQVYTPGREGSMPQDIVGATRRHGRIAYPINTMEAIITEVVAGHPVIVLQKLGFPGFFTWHYAVVIGYNLDEQKLILRSGNEFQATMSFVEFQQSWKPWNNWAIITLQPKEIPATYVKEKYLKSVQAIKKETALSN
- a CDS encoding 3-hydroxyacyl-CoA dehydrogenase family protein, coding for MIPKIVGVVGAGQMGSGIAQVLAEAGLGVLLYDSVPRQVEKGLDAIRLRLEKKVTKGDLTEARMQDAVHRVVGVKTLKELHDAEFVIEAVVEDALEKKKLFEWLAEVVDPSAILASNTSSIPITELAAVTRHPENVIGFHFMNPPFLMPGIEIVRGLLTSDATFDAARELAEHLGKQAVVSKDRAGFVVNRIVMPMINEAVLLVGEGTASIEDIDRGGVACLNHPMGPLALSDTIGNDTTHHILSVMQREHGDRFRPAPLLTRMVEAGMFGRKTSAGFYEWQGNTIQRVNPGVLEFRNAG
- a CDS encoding thiolase C-terminal domain-containing protein — translated: MAGSLQRNVVLVSGGKVDHFAKANPDLMFYEMTMQAVREAVTDLGLKPKEFRSLLKERGGVVITHFADHFAGQLLGEALTRDYLGLNPVEAYRVVGGGATGGLGVQAAIEKVASGRADIVLAVGYEKMSEVDTFQGNEFIALASDTVTDFPNGGFYPLYYAAMAQAYLDTFVGKTVSAKDLRAAFSKIAVLMRNNAQYNRRAQTSHENPYATASTSGFITVDQVEQSGIVATPSYRLDCCLMTDGASAIIVATEELAKEFTSKPVRVTGLGNGTDCMRTGERPRLQGGLVKENLLLPHELNDPERRAYYESLVYPGLHSFRAGRWAAKKAYEMAGIHTDPLEYFDLIEIHDAFVISVVQTMEDLGMVPYGHACHLFNELPVKDGKVPINPKVGGERGLYVNPSGGLIGQLHGVGATGNTQAVDVLWQMQGRIEEKYGHAETQVPNVERALFHSHAGTGSDITVTTVEKGW